The window TTATGCCATGTAACCCCAGATCCCTTTACCCCTCTCCGGGGTCCCACCTCGCTCTCCGCCGGTCTTGGGCCCGCGCTTGCCTCTCAGCTCCCGCCCGGAACTGTGGCCGGGGCTCAGGGTCCTGCGAGGTCGAGGGCTCAGAACCGCCCCGGTCCGCCCACCACGTGGCCGGACCGGATCGCGGGGCGGGGCGAGTTAGGGCCAGCCACCCATCGTCTCTGCTGCGGCGACGGCGAGGGAGTCTCCGCCCGCCCCAGGTTCCAGCCTCCTCTGGGGTTACGGGATCCCTCTCGGGcaccgcccccgccgccgcctgcTCCGCCCCGgcggccggccccgcccccgcccccgccccctcaggCCGCGCCCCGCAGGCCTGGGCTGCGAACTCCGGGTGGTCCCGCCTCCGGAGGGCTCTACCTCCTGCAACCTCCAGATTGGGCgggaagagaggagagcagaCCCTTGACACGAGAGGCTGCGTCTGCCCCCTCGGGCGCCCTTCACTCTTGGGGTACAGCGCTGCAAAGTCCTGCCAGAGCTGGCCCCTGCCTGCTCCCGCACCCCCTCCCGCGAGTCTCTGACTTCTCCCCTTTCCGTGTCTCAGCTCCTCAGGGAGGTCCTCCCTGACCGCCTCAACCCCCCGTGTGGAGAGGTTATTGGTCAGTATCTGTCCCCTCAGACTGCAAGTTCTAGGAGGCTGGCTGGTCCATGTACCCACAGGATTCTGTCGCTGGCCGGGCACAGAGCGGTGTCAGAGCGGACGCCTGGACACGTGCCAGGAGCGGAGGATAAATGGGCAGAGGGGCACATGGTGACTTCGTGTGAGATCGTGCAAATGTGCCGCTGTGGGAGCTAATCCAACAGCGTGTATCAGCATGTATGACCGCGTGTGTGACAATACGAGTGTGAGATGGTGGCCGGGTGTGGCAGCGTCTGCGTGACAGAGGATGACACAGTGAAGGTCACCGTGAGGCTGTATGACCGTGTCAGAGGGGGGGATGGCACAAAAGCACACATGTGGCATACTCTTGGCTGaccctgtgccaggctccctgGCTCTCCCGCGGCCACCGGAGAGGGGGGATAAAGAGGCACAGGTGTCCCACTGGCCACCCCCAGGCTGCACACGGTTGTAGCTGCCCACTTGTGTGCCTGGTTGCGCTTTGTACTCTCGGCCAGTTCTGGCCCCCGCTACAGGGGCTGAGTCGgcgtggggagaggcagagctgaAAACTTCAACCTCTGTGCCCAGAGGAGGcaggctggggggggaggggaggggaggggaaggggggggtcCGTCCAACCCTCCTGGGGTTTAAGTCTGATCTGCTTGCTGACCCACACATTCCCAGGGGCAAGCAGGCTTGACAGTTCAGCACCAATGCTATGTTAATTGTTAAATCACATAACCACTTCCGTCCCTACACATCCTGATCCCTTAGGCCATAGGTCCTGCATTCCTGACTCACTGGCTCAACTGCCAGACCCTGGATTTCCCACCAACCCCAGGGATCACACAGCAGTAGTAACACCTGCTCGCCCTGACCCCCCTCAAGCCCTGTGAGGCCAAGCGCTCCATTTACCCAGACTGAGTCAATTCTAAAACCACGTTTTGAGCCAGGTATTaccatcatgcccattttacaggtgaggaaactgagccacagagtgGTGAGGGCAGCCAGCTAGGAAGTAGACCATCCCAGGCTGCTGAAgcctccctccagctcccagccccaAAGCAGCCCCGGACTTGCCTctcactcccaccccacctgctgCAATGCCAGGAAACAGGACCTGACACTCCCCGAGCATgacaaaaatgtgtttctttattgTGCCTGTGAGATGAAATGAGAGGTCCCGACTGGGCCTGGCCCTCTGGCCTCCACCCTCCAATCCCAGGGGCTGCCTCCCTGGTGGGGCGCTGGTCCAGACTCTCCAAGCTCAGGCCAGGCCTGGCGCCTGGTCAGTGGGTGAACTCAAGGCAGGTGGTCAAGGAAGGCGAGGAGGACAAGGTGGAAGTCTTGCGGCTTGTGGAGGTAGCAGGCGTGGCCTGCATCTCGCAGCTTCACCACAGAGTGGTTGGGCAGGTGGCGGAGCTGCCGCAGCGACTCCCGGGCCAGGATACGGTCCAGCTCCCCATACAGGATGAGAGTCGGGGTCTGCAGGGCAAGGCAAGGGGCTGTGATCCTGGGGTCTGACGGGGACTGACCCTCTAGCTACCTCCGTAGGGAATCTTTCCCAAACACCCCATCTCTTTCTATCCAGATGAGGCCATGTGTCCTCCAAGTGAGACCTGAGTCCTTTCCCCCCATGACTCGAGCCAGGGATAGGAAGCCGGACCTTTGGAAACCCTCCTTCCAGTACCTTCACGGCCCAGAATTGTTCCTGGGTGTAGTTCTGGGTGGAGGCGGGTGCAATGGGCACAAATCCACGCAGCTGGTGGTGGCCTCGGATCAAGAAGGGCAGGGCGTAGTGGCCACTCAGAGAGGGGCTCACCAATACAGCATTGTGCACCTCCAGGTCTCGCAGCACTCGCTCCAGCAGCTCCGCCCGCCCTGCCTCTGTGCTTGCCTCCTTGGAAGGTGCCGAGTTCCCAAAACCTGGGAACAGCAGGAGGCACCAGCTGAGGGAGGCTGGAAAGGAACCCAGGACTTCCTGACCACCACAGTGGGGGAAATGGCAGAGGCACATGGCAGCGCTACCCCCAAACTTCCCAGAAGCTGTTTTTTGTAATGGGATAGGTCTGCTAGAAAAGCATCTTTCAAAACTAAAAAGATTGACAATATGCAGTGTTGGGGAAGATGTGGGGAAATGGGCACTTTCATCCATGACTGATGGGAGTATAAATCCATGTGGCATTTTTGGAGGGTAAGGTAATatttgtcaacatttaaaaaatgtgcatcCTTTGACCCATCAATTATCCTTGGTAGCTACCCTACAGAAATTATTGCCTCCATGCTCAAAGAAACATGTCCAAGGTTGCTTCAGCTTCATGCCTCAAGCATTTCCACAGATGCTGAAAACTCAACTTACATATCCATCAGTGAAGGTATGGGCAGATCAAACCTGTCCATCCTTCTGACAGCACACAGTACAGAGAGGGAGATTCATATTGACTGGCCCGCTCTATGAGATGTGGTATAGGGGGAGAAAAACCAAGCTGCAGAGAGATCTGCTAAGCAGACGGCACACCAGTCATGTTTCTAACCTCACCACACAATCCCGCGTATTGTCTGTCTTTCTATATATGGAAATGCCCCGAGGGGGTCGGGCACCCCCAAACTGCTGGGAGAGAAATGCGGCATGGGTCTCTGAGGGCGTCACTCTTGCTTGATTTTTAAAGACAAGAATGATAGCATAAATCATTTGCATAGCTACAAAACCGAAAAGCTACCTAGTTTGTCATAAAATGTCCAGTGAGATCTCTCCGTGCAAGCACTTGTGAAGTGAGTCACGTTTCTATTTGCTCTGTGACATGCAACAGTCCACATTCTAGTTTTCAAGGcagaaaataaagacacagaCCTTTTAGTATTGCCATCTTGTGTTGCGACCTACCACGGCTTGTCCAGACATTGCGGTCcgatccccaccccccaacccagccATACCTTAAGGGTTTTCTACCCCTCCAAGTCCTTCCCTGGGAAGCTGCCCCTTGTACCTGCTGGATGTTGCCTCCCTAGACCCCGGAGTGGGGGCTCTCACCTGGGAGGTCAAGGGCCACGGCCCGGTAGCCCCTCTGCGCCAGCAGCTGCAGTGTGCCCAGCTGCTCCCACGTGTGGGAGTTAAAGGCCTTTCCGTGGAGTAGCACCACCTCCACCCTGTGGGCACACAGGGGAGTGTGTGTCCTCGGGGTCTGGAAGGGGGCCgccattctttctttctgggcttctcccactgccctcccaggCCCTGAGCACCCTGAGTTGAGCTGGGGTCCCACACAGGGACTCCCCTTGGACCTAGGCCTTCCACTACGCCCTGAGGTCAGCACCCACCTGCGTGCCCGGTGGAGCGGCAGCACCTCGCGGTAAAAGATGGGGGAGTTGCCAGGGGTGAGACCAGCCAGGACTGTGACATTGGGGCCTCCCCAGAGCCAGGAGGTCTGCTCAGGGGGGCCTGGCAGCCCCACGTACAGTAGCAGCATGAGcagcaggcccaggcccagcaggGCTACCTGGGACCGGCTCATGGAGGTCTGTACCACAGtctggaggagaggagaggaagaagaggctgGGGCTGTGTCCCCACCAGGTCCCCTGGACCCCAtccccaaaccccacccccagAAGCCCCCAGCAGAGGAACAGCTCAGCCCTTGCCCTTTCTCCTGCTCTGAGCAGGGGTCTGAGGGTTCACATCCACTGCTCCACgcatgctggggtgggggctcagaTACCCTGCAGCCTGAGAAGGAGCGTCTGAGATGTCCCTGGAGACACAGCATGCTCATCATTGTGCCAGCTAAAACCACTTCCGTTCATCAGGTGCTTATGAGAGCCAGACCCTGTGTTTGGCCCTTCACATACGAGGGCTCACGAATCCACACAGGAACACTGGGGAGCAGATATGAATATAGTTctcttgcagatgaggaaataggctcagagaggtaaattCTTTTGCCCAAAATGCAGAATAGCAAGTAaaggaactgggatttgaacccagagctgGGCTGCTAACCACCAGGCTACGCTGAGCTTGCCAAGGAAGAAACCATGGGGCTGGGAGGTGAGGGACGAACCGGAGCCTTGCTGGTGGACAGAGTAGTGAGAAGCATCAAAAGTGAAAGACTATGTATAAAGCCCCATCCCACTGACAGCATGTTTGGAAatggttcttcttttttaatcacaTTGCATGTAATAGTGCTTAAATCAGAATGTGTTTTCCAATTGATGGAAATAGTCAATGCTCTATCTCAGCTGATATTAAGCGGGAGGAGGGCTCGTGGAGAGTATCCGGGATGGAGAAAGGCTGAGGGGAATGaatggggccagggaggggcatgGTATACCTAGAAATGGAGGCTGGAGAGATgaatgctccccccaccccctcagcttCATGACCTGCTTCACGGACTCCTGCAGTCTGGGTCCTTTGCCTGTCCAGACAACAGACATCAGGACCCAGGACCCAGTTAGCCCTGGCTTGGAGACTCTGCtttgccacttcctggctgtgtgtctTCAGCTTGTCAGTAAAATGCGGGAAAGGATCACTTTGCATCAGCCCTCTCAAGTTTCCTGTGATATTTCAGGAATACTGTGGACTTGACCCAGGGCTGTCCTGTGATCATTTCTTGGGCCTAGAATGAGTACACCTGCCTTATTCTCAGATTCCAGTAAACACATCTTTATGGAGTGCCAACTGGGTGCTGGCCCAGCTGGAAACCCATATTGGGCACCACCCTCCTCTCCTGGGAGCTTTAGGGGATGTTTcccaagcccccacccccaggctcccaGTCCTGGGGTGGGTGGGCGGTGGCAGCCCCTCTGATGCTGATGGAGAGCCAGGAGCTGAAGGGAGGAAGAGGCcgctcttctcttccttctgaccACGAACAGCAACCTCCCACTGGGCATAAGCCTAGGCTCCCAACAGTGGCAGAATCCCTGCGGACCTCTTCcttgtggggagcctgctgcaaGGGAGAGGCGGGACTTTGGCCGTTGCCTTGGCAACCTAGGCAGCTGGTGCACTAGACCATGGTGGTGGGCAGCAAGCCAGCAACCCGGCATTCGCTACAGATACGAGAAAAGGCGTGCGGTCAGGGAAGCTGTACCCAACTTAGGTCCTTGGCATACGTGTGGACAATGACACACAGgtgtacacacgtgcacacaaacATCGAGTCTCGTCCCCACATACTTTTCTTTTGCACAAGCTATTCCTGGCACGGCGGGTACAGGCAGCCCTGCTTGGCCTGTGAGCAATGGATCCCTTGAAATGCGTACCCTCAAAATCAGGCACACAGTCAGCCATCAGGAAGGCAGACGGACAGACACATACACGCTTTCAAAATCATGCTGACCCTCAAATTTCCAGCACACAGTCATATACACAATCCTAAAACACACACGTACAGGCAAACAGACACACATAGCCTCAGAAATACACACGCACAGGTAGATACACACCCTCAAAATCACATGTACACAGAAACGCACATAGCATACAGACACAAGCGTACAGACAGACCGACACCCCCCCCCAACGTAGGCGCGTAGAAACAGACAGACACCACATCGACACACATCCAGATCCCGCAGAACGCACGCAAACGCCTGAGCGCACACACAACACACCAACACATGCACACTCGCGCCTGCCACTCCCGCAGGACTCTGCCCCAGGGCTCCGGGGGCAAGGGGCGGAGCCAGGATGGCCCGCCCCCGGGCACCCTGCAGTCTTCACTCCCCGGGGACACTCACCGGGCCGACCGGGATGACCGGGCCGGACACCCCAGGGCGGGCCCCGCCCACGCGGAACCAGCAGCCAAACAGCGCCGCGACCATTGCGCTGCCTCCGCCGCTCTGCAGGCTGCTGCG of the Halichoerus grypus chromosome 1, mHalGry1.hap1.1, whole genome shotgun sequence genome contains:
- the ABHD14A gene encoding protein ABHD14A, with the translated sequence MVAALFGCWFRVGGARPGVSGPVIPVGPTVVQTSMSRSQVALLGLGLLLMLLLYVGLPGPPEQTSWLWGGPNVTVLAGLTPGNSPIFYREVLPLHRARRVEVVLLHGKAFNSHTWEQLGTLQLLAQRGYRAVALDLPGFGNSAPSKEASTEAGRAELLERVLRDLEVHNAVLVSPSLSGHYALPFLIRGHHQLRGFVPIAPASTQNYTQEQFWAVKTPTLILYGELDRILARESLRQLRHLPNHSVVKLRDAGHACYLHKPQDFHLVLLAFLDHLP